The following are from one region of the Polaribacter marinaquae genome:
- a CDS encoding TonB-dependent receptor translates to MRKQITFLLLLFIGFCATAQTVNIKGVVKDAATGDPLPGVSVILKGTSKGTNTDFDGNYSLTNIDKGAILVFRYLGYAEKEVTVTSSNLNVSLTVESESLDEIVVVGYGAQRKKEITGAVAVVSSEEIQNLKPTRIEQALQGQVAGVNITSSSGAPGAALNIRIRGISTNGNNNPLILVDGNVIEDLSVINPSDIESMNVLKDASAGIYGVRGANGVIIITTKSGRKNTEFKYNLNAYAGFQRTTRSISLLNATEYALLANEAFAANAESLPFSNISGLGVGTDWQDEVFKDAAISSIDFNATKGTEKSTYSFGASHLDQDGIVGGSKANFNRTTAKFNFSTDILKKLKFTSSSIYTNTNRRGLPENALGSVLFNALNMPSNISVRDANGDYSFAPNTGVGIEVVNPLAQTENAYNRTWVNKFAGSYGLNYSFLDGFSAESRIQFNHASVKTKSYSPEVYYGSGKVFNTVSALADLTDANNTSSVFESEQTYKDYTFDALLKYEKTFNDVHDVKVLLGTSVFRSQGINESNLLGFGANGNTLESVSVAGSDTSQDNLALSNQPRRFFDSRLLSYFARLQYNYDGKYLMSAVIRRDGSSNFGPKNKFGYFPTASVGWVASKEKFLEDSSVLSFLKLRASYGVIGNDRISSFGFVSTLSGEGEYVFNNQLQFGTALGAISNPEIKWEKQIPLDIGVDLELFNKINITADYFNKRTEDLLLNPEVSGILGASAPGSGSPIVNAGTVENKGFEFSIGYKETISDDFNFGIKYNFTTLENEVLFVGNESGVLFGGSFGVGQDPPSRMEAGMPIGYFYGYQTDGIFQTQAEVDAHATQTNANPGDLRFRDINNDGEITNEDKTYIGDPIADVTMGLNFSFDYKNFDFNMYAFASLGNEIVRNFERNLPLTNRPRYYLDRWTGAGTSNTFPRVTTGANSNALFSDFFVEDGSFVRLQNIQLGYSLDQKILEQVGLSKFRFYVSANNLVTLTKYRGYDPTTSNGAPIGGGIDQGFYPTPKTFLVGLNVNF, encoded by the coding sequence ATGAGAAAACAAATCACATTTTTACTTCTATTATTTATAGGTTTTTGTGCAACTGCACAAACTGTAAATATAAAAGGTGTTGTTAAAGATGCCGCTACTGGCGATCCGCTACCAGGAGTTAGTGTTATATTAAAAGGTACATCTAAAGGAACAAATACAGATTTCGATGGAAATTACTCTTTAACCAATATAGATAAAGGAGCAATTTTAGTTTTTAGATATTTAGGTTATGCAGAAAAAGAGGTTACTGTTACTTCTAGTAATTTAAATGTATCCTTAACAGTAGAATCTGAATCTTTAGATGAAATTGTTGTAGTTGGTTACGGCGCACAAAGAAAAAAGGAAATTACAGGTGCAGTTGCTGTAGTTTCTAGTGAAGAAATTCAGAATTTAAAGCCAACAAGAATAGAGCAAGCTTTACAAGGGCAAGTTGCTGGTGTTAACATAACATCTTCTTCTGGTGCACCAGGTGCTGCTTTAAATATTCGAATTAGAGGTATTTCTACAAACGGAAACAATAATCCTTTAATCCTAGTAGATGGTAATGTAATAGAAGATTTAAGTGTTATCAATCCTTCTGATATCGAATCTATGAATGTTTTAAAAGATGCTTCTGCTGGTATTTACGGTGTTCGTGGTGCAAATGGTGTTATCATTATTACAACAAAATCTGGTAGAAAAAATACTGAGTTTAAATATAACTTAAACGCATATGCAGGTTTTCAAAGAACTACAAGAAGCATCAGTTTACTTAACGCTACAGAGTATGCTCTTTTAGCGAATGAAGCTTTTGCCGCTAACGCAGAGTCTTTACCTTTTAGTAATATATCTGGTTTGGGTGTTGGTACAGATTGGCAAGACGAAGTTTTTAAAGATGCAGCAATTTCTAGTATAGATTTTAATGCTACTAAAGGTACCGAAAAATCTACCTATTCATTTGGGGCTTCTCATTTAGATCAAGATGGTATTGTAGGTGGTTCTAAAGCGAATTTTAATAGAACTACAGCTAAATTTAATTTTAGTACAGATATTTTAAAGAAATTAAAGTTTACTTCTTCTTCAATTTATACAAATACAAATAGAAGAGGTTTGCCAGAAAATGCTTTGGGTTCTGTGTTATTTAACGCCTTAAATATGCCTTCTAATATTTCTGTTAGAGATGCTAATGGCGATTATTCTTTTGCACCAAATACAGGTGTTGGTATAGAAGTTGTAAATCCTTTAGCACAAACAGAGAATGCTTACAATAGAACTTGGGTAAATAAATTTGCGGGTAGTTATGGTTTAAATTATTCTTTTTTAGACGGATTTTCTGCTGAATCTAGAATTCAGTTTAACCATGCATCAGTAAAAACTAAAAGTTATAGTCCAGAGGTTTATTATGGTTCTGGTAAGGTTTTTAATACGGTAAGTGCTCTTGCAGATTTAACAGATGCAAATAATACTTCATCTGTTTTTGAAAGTGAACAAACTTATAAAGATTATACTTTTGATGCTTTGTTAAAATATGAAAAGACATTTAATGATGTTCATGATGTAAAAGTGTTATTAGGTACATCGGTTTTTAGATCTCAAGGAATTAACGAATCTAATTTATTAGGTTTTGGAGCCAATGGTAATACATTAGAAAGTGTTAGTGTTGCAGGTTCAGATACATCGCAAGATAATTTAGCATTAAGTAATCAACCAAGACGTTTTTTTGATAGTAGGTTATTATCTTATTTTGCAAGATTACAGTATAATTATGACGGAAAATATTTAATGTCGGCAGTAATTAGAAGAGATGGATCTTCTAATTTCGGACCTAAAAATAAATTTGGTTATTTCCCCACTGCATCTGTAGGTTGGGTAGCTTCTAAAGAAAAGTTTTTAGAAGATAGTTCTGTATTAAGTTTCTTAAAATTGAGAGCTAGTTATGGTGTAATTGGTAACGATAGAATTTCGAGCTTCGGTTTTGTTTCTACATTATCAGGAGAAGGAGAATATGTTTTTAACAATCAATTACAATTTGGTACTGCACTTGGGGCAATTTCGAATCCAGAAATTAAATGGGAAAAACAAATTCCTTTAGATATTGGTGTAGATTTAGAGCTTTTTAATAAGATAAATATTACTGCAGATTATTTTAACAAAAGAACAGAAGATTTATTACTAAATCCAGAAGTTTCAGGAATCTTAGGAGCTTCTGCACCAGGTTCTGGAAGTCCTATTGTAAATGCAGGAACTGTAGAAAATAAAGGTTTCGAATTCTCAATTGGTTATAAAGAAACTATCTCAGATGATTTTAACTTCGGAATTAAGTACAATTTCACAACTTTAGAAAATGAAGTTTTATTTGTAGGTAATGAAAGCGGTGTTTTATTTGGCGGTTCTTTTGGCGTAGGTCAAGATCCTCCTTCTAGGATGGAAGCAGGCATGCCAATTGGTTATTTCTACGGATATCAAACTGACGGAATTTTTCAGACACAAGCAGAAGTAGATGCACACGCAACACAAACAAATGCAAATCCTGGAGATTTAAGGTTTAGAGACATCAATAACGATGGTGAAATTACAAATGAAGATAAAACCTATATCGGAGATCCTATTGCTGATGTAACTATGGGTTTAAATTTCTCTTTTGATTATAAAAATTTCGATTTTAACATGTATGCTTTTGCATCTCTAGGAAATGAAATTGTAAGAAACTTCGAAAGAAATTTACCATTAACAAACAGACCAAGATATTATTTAGATAGATGGACAGGTGCTGGAACATCAAATACTTTTCCGAGAGTTACAACAGGAGCAAACAGTAACGCACTTTTTTCTGACTTTTTTGTAGAAGATGGTTCTTTTGTAAGGTTGCAAAATATACAATTAGGATATTCTTTAGATCAAAAAATATTAGAACAAGTAGGTTTAAGTAAATTCCGTTTTTATGTATCAGCTAATAATTTAGTTACGTTAACAAAATATAGAGGTTACGACCCAACAACTTCTAACGGAGCGCCGATTGGTGGCGGAATTGATCAAGGATTTTATCCAACGCCAAAGACTTTTTTAGTAGGATTAAATGTTAATTTTTAA
- a CDS encoding helix-turn-helix and ligand-binding sensor domain-containing protein, producing MKNYISTSIVVVFLLFVVGDLCSQEVPPIDVFTTEEYGGENQNWSISQSDNKYIYVANNKGLLEYNGEDWQLYITPNETIMRSVKCISNRIYTGFFMDFGFWEKDEFGLLKFSSLVETEKVKMLEDEQIWEIIELDGWVLFKSLQRIYLYSLETQKIKIIESFNEITKIAKVKDVVYFQDFEKGLFRIENGASLLVSENEIFKNNKLTNIFHFNGKPLFLTQNKGFYYFENNKVQKWKIEAATKLEDNTIYSAQLLANESFVLGTISNGLLYLNKFGEIEYELNQNLGLSNNTVLSIFEDFEKNLWLGLDNGINLVNFNSPFKTFSNQKEFLGTIYTSLLHKGNMYLGTNQGLFVKKYNTKEPFTFVKGTQGQVWNLKSIKGTLFCGHDSGTFIIDDKKAKLIFDSQGSWDFKSFDKDFVLQGSYDGLYVLQKKNDNWVVRNKISGFKNSSRYFLIFDNFEIFVNHEYKGIFKLKVDADLRSVISLEKEESVRKGLHSSLLKYKDEALYASKEGVFKYDFTNNVFKIDSTYSELLPKRNFISAKLIADNTTNKLWSFTSDGLRYLSPGALSDKPNLNIIPVKNTLYKGASGFENIIHLENEKYLIGTINGYLIVDLNKINVPKSFTINITNVINYEIDQPFKNVNLTREANFKTKENSVEFSYSVPSFKSGASLTYQHKLEGYNSKWSTFSESNKTLFENLPHGNYTFKVRALASGRVSSNVASFNFNIAKPWFLSEFAIVVYILIFILMVFIWYVLSKKYYNDKQQKLLLKAQKELELKELESSQKIIKLNNEKLRNDIASKNRELATSTMSIIKKNEFLSNLKTELLKGKEQNISKVVKIIDKNLNNTDDWKMFQEAFNNADQKFLDKMKERHQNLTPNDLRLCAYLRLNLSSKEIAPLLNISPRSVEVKRYRLRKKMDLDHDINLTNYILDI from the coding sequence ATGAAAAATTATATATCTACAAGTATTGTTGTTGTTTTTTTGTTGTTTGTTGTGGGTGATTTATGTTCTCAAGAAGTGCCGCCAATCGATGTTTTTACAACAGAAGAATATGGTGGTGAAAATCAAAATTGGTCTATTTCACAATCTGATAATAAATATATATATGTAGCAAATAACAAGGGGTTGTTAGAGTATAATGGGGAAGATTGGCAGTTGTACATTACACCAAACGAAACTATAATGCGTTCTGTAAAATGTATTTCTAACAGAATCTATACAGGATTTTTTATGGATTTCGGTTTCTGGGAAAAGGATGAGTTTGGTTTACTTAAATTTTCTTCTTTGGTTGAAACTGAAAAGGTAAAAATGCTAGAAGATGAGCAAATTTGGGAGATAATAGAGTTGGATGGATGGGTATTGTTTAAGTCTTTGCAGAGAATATATTTATACAGCTTAGAAACTCAGAAAATAAAAATTATAGAAAGTTTTAATGAAATTACAAAGATTGCTAAAGTAAAAGATGTAGTCTATTTTCAAGATTTCGAAAAGGGATTGTTTAGAATTGAAAATGGCGCGTCTCTTTTGGTTTCTGAAAATGAAATATTTAAAAATAACAAATTAACAAACATTTTTCACTTTAATGGAAAGCCTCTTTTTTTGACACAAAATAAAGGGTTTTATTACTTCGAGAATAACAAAGTGCAAAAATGGAAAATTGAAGCAGCTACTAAATTAGAAGATAATACTATTTATAGTGCGCAATTATTGGCAAACGAATCTTTTGTTTTAGGTACAATTTCTAATGGATTACTATACTTAAATAAATTTGGTGAAATTGAATATGAACTCAATCAGAATTTAGGCTTAAGCAATAACACAGTATTATCTATTTTTGAAGATTTTGAAAAAAATTTATGGTTAGGCTTAGATAACGGAATTAATCTTGTGAATTTTAATTCTCCTTTTAAAACGTTTTCAAATCAAAAAGAGTTTTTGGGTACGATTTATACATCTTTATTACATAAAGGAAATATGTATTTAGGAACAAACCAAGGGTTATTTGTTAAAAAATACAATACAAAGGAACCTTTTACTTTTGTTAAAGGTACGCAAGGTCAAGTTTGGAATTTAAAATCAATTAAGGGAACTTTATTTTGTGGTCATGATTCAGGAACTTTTATAATTGATGATAAAAAAGCAAAATTAATTTTTGATTCCCAAGGAAGTTGGGATTTTAAATCTTTTGATAAAGACTTTGTTTTACAAGGAAGTTACGACGGTTTATATGTTTTACAGAAAAAAAATGACAATTGGGTTGTAAGAAATAAGATTAGTGGTTTTAAAAACTCTAGTAGATATTTTTTGATATTTGACAACTTTGAAATTTTTGTAAATCATGAATATAAAGGAATTTTTAAACTAAAGGTTGATGCAGATTTAAGAAGTGTTATAAGTTTAGAAAAAGAAGAGTCTGTTCGCAAAGGCTTACACTCTAGTCTGCTTAAATATAAAGATGAGGCTTTATACGCATCTAAAGAAGGTGTTTTTAAGTATGATTTTACTAATAATGTTTTTAAAATTGATTCTACTTATAGTGAGTTATTGCCAAAAAGAAATTTTATATCTGCAAAATTAATTGCAGATAATACAACGAATAAATTGTGGTCTTTTACAAGTGATGGACTTCGATATTTAAGTCCTGGAGCTTTAAGTGATAAACCAAATTTAAATATTATTCCAGTTAAAAATACTTTATATAAAGGTGCTTCTGGTTTCGAAAATATTATTCATTTAGAAAATGAAAAATATTTAATAGGTACAATAAACGGATACTTAATAGTAGATTTAAACAAGATAAATGTTCCTAAGAGTTTTACTATTAATATAACCAATGTTATTAATTATGAAATAGATCAGCCATTTAAAAATGTAAACTTAACCAGAGAAGCTAATTTTAAAACTAAGGAAAATAGCGTAGAGTTTTCTTACAGTGTTCCTAGTTTTAAAAGTGGAGCTAGCTTAACATATCAGCATAAATTAGAAGGTTACAATAGTAAATGGAGTACTTTTTCTGAATCAAATAAAACACTCTTTGAGAACTTACCACATGGTAATTATACTTTTAAGGTAAGGGCTTTAGCATCTGGTAGAGTTAGTAGTAATGTAGCTAGTTTTAATTTTAATATTGCGAAGCCATGGTTTTTATCTGAATTTGCAATTGTAGTATATATTTTGATTTTTATTTTGATGGTGTTTATTTGGTATGTTTTATCTAAAAAATATTACAACGATAAACAGCAAAAGCTTTTGTTAAAAGCCCAAAAAGAGTTAGAGCTAAAAGAATTAGAAAGTTCTCAAAAAATTATCAAGCTTAATAATGAAAAATTAAGAAATGATATTGCTAGTAAAAATAGAGAATTGGCAACATCTACAATGAGTATTATTAAGAAAAATGAGTTTTTAAGTAATTTAAAAACCGAACTTCTTAAAGGTAAGGAACAAAACATTTCGAAGGTTGTTAAAATTATAGATAAGAATTTAAACAATACAGACGATTGGAAAATGTTTCAAGAAGCATTTAATAATGCAGATCAAAAATTCTTAGATAAGATGAAAGAGAGGCATCAAAATTTAACGCCTAATGATTTGAGGTTGTGCGCTTACCTTAGATTGAATTTGTCTTCTAAAGAGATTGCTCCTTTGTTAAATATATCACCAAGAAGTGTTGAAGTAAAGAGGTATCGATTGCGTAAAAAGATGGATTTGGATCACGATATCAACTTAACAAATTATATTTTGGATATCTAA